A stretch of DNA from Candidatus Bathyarchaeota archaeon:
TTTCGTAGATTTCCCTTGATTTGATTCCAACCAGACGGTCTTCGATGTGGTCTACTCGTCCAACTCCATGTTTTCCTGCAATTTCGTTTAGTTCTTCGATTAATTTTACGGGGTCCATTTTTTTGCCGTTCAAGGCAACTGGGACACCTCCTTCAAAGCAAATTGAAACATACTCTGGCGTGTCTGGCGCTTCTTCGGGGGAAGTAGTTACGGTGTAGATTTCTTCGAGGGGTTCTTGGTCTGCGTTTTCTAGGGGTCCGCATTCGATGCTTCGTCCCCAGATGTTTTCGTCGATACTGTAAGGGTCAGACAAGTGAGGAATTGCTATGCCTTTTTCTTTGGCGTATTTGATTTCTTCTTCTCGGCACATTCCCCATTCTCGTACAGGAGCCATAACCTTTAGGTCAGGAGCCAAGGCTTTCACGGTGATGTCAAATCGGACTTGGTCGTTTCCTTTTCCAGTGCAGCCGTGGGCAACTGCGATGGCGCCTTCTTTTTGGGCGATTTCAACCAATTTTTTGGCAATTAAGGGTCGCCCAAGAGCGGTGCCCATTGGGTATTTTGATTCGTAAAGGGCGTTTGCTTTGATGGCAGGAAATACGTACTTTGTTATGAATTCTTTTGTGCCATCTATGGAGTAATGTTTTTTGACTCCCAGAGCGTTGGCTTTTTCTTCGACTTTTTCTAGGTTGCTTTTTTGGCCTAGTTCCATGGTGAATGTAATTACATCTACGTTACAGTTTTCTTGTAACCATTTTATGAGAACGGACGTGTCTAGTCCACCTGAATAGGCTAAGATTACAGTATCTTTCATTGTGTTTCCCAGTTTGTGGTTGTTAATTCGAGAAACCCTTATATAGATTTTGGTCAATATCTAAGTAAAATGGACAAAAGTGACCAAAAATGGTCAACTCTATATCTAAAACCGTGCAAAACATAATAGACGAAGACCTCTCACTACAGGATGCCTTGCAAAGAGATTATGCAAACTACAGCGCCATCGCCCGCATACTCATGCCAAAAATCAAAGAAACAGTAGACACTGACGTAAACCTAGAAAGTGTGATAACTTCGGTTAAACGAGCAAAAACAAACTACACAATCCTAGAAGGAAAAATCACTCAAGTAGTAGCAGGCAGTGACCTAAACATCCGAACTGACATGGCAAAAGTTTCTGTACACAAAACAAAAGAAACCCTAGAAAAAGTAAGAAAAGCCCTCGCCACATTCCAAGGAGAATTTTTACAAATAATTGAGGGAAATACCATAATCACCTTGATTTCTGACTTTAACTCTTTCAACGAAATAACATCAATATTCAATCAAAATCAAATAATCAACCAAAAACAAAACCTAGCAACCATAATCATTCGCAGCCCAGACGAAATAACATATACGTCGGGATGTGTCCAAGCATTCTACAACGCTCTCTCGCGGCGCCACATAAACATTGAAGAAACCATGAGTTGCTTCACAGAAACAATAATCGTCCTTGCCATGGAAAACGTCAGCAAAGCCTTTGCCACATTAACAGACTTAATAACCCAAGCAAGAACAAAAACAAACTAACAACAGTACATATTAGAATACTAATTTCAGTAAAATATTGAAACCAACTTTATTTTCATTTATAGCCAGGTAAACATTATGGTTCCCAAACTATCCAAAGAAAATCCAAACAAAAAAAATAATGCAAAACTTACAATTGAACGCAGCAAAAAACCGAAAAAGTTACTTAACTAAACGCATTTAGTAGTTACAGGAAAAAAGTTTGGTAAAAATTTTTGAGAAAAAAGTTTTACCTAAAAACATGAATCAATAATTGAAGGGAGTAGAATAATGACAAGTTTTGAAGAAGAAACTTATTCGAGTATTTTCACTTCTTTGAATCATTCGGTTCGCAGAAAAATTCTGAAAATGTTAGCAGAAGAACCGAGAAGTTTTTCGGACATGTTTGAATCCCTTGGAATTTCTAGCTCCCATTTTAACTATCACTTGGACAACCTTGGAGAACTAGTTTCAAAAACAGAGGATGGAAAATACAAACTCTCATTTTTGGGAGAAGCCGCAATGGCAATGATGTCAAAAGTCGAAGAAACACCACATGTAACACATCATTCTTCAGGATTTTTGTCCAAAAACTGGAAATATATCAGTTTATTGTTAATAATTGGATTTGCTTTTTTGGCAAGCGCAAATTATCTTCAATATTCAGCATTAGCAAAAATATCTGAAGATAACCAAATGCTACTGAATTCAAATGAATTATTATGGGACTGTTACACGTCAATGCTGGTTTCTTCAGACGACGCTCCGCCAATATCAAAAACTGAAGCCATAAAAATTGGTCTTAGAGGAGAGTGGAACACACAAAACCTTCAAGGAATGGTCGTCAACGCAAAGTTAGTGATTTTCAAGTTTGAAGTAAAATTAATGCAGATTTCAGTGCTAGAAGAACCAATTAAGAGATTAATTCCAGTTGCAAGAATGTATGAAGTAACAGAAAAAGTAACAAGTTACGCTCCAGTTACCGATGCAAACGGAACTTACAGATATATTTGGGAAATTACGGTTAGACCAGCCCAAGAATATTTAGACAGAAACTTTTCCAGTGCTCCTTCAGCGATTTATCATGTTGATGCAAATGATGGACAAAGCTATCAAGGTCTTTATGAGTTGTTATACATAGATGGCGATGATTAAAACAATAAAATCGAGCACCTGACCAAAAGTAAAAAGGAGTAGGGTCAATTTGAGGTGCAAATTTTTTTAGAAGATTTCATAATTAGAATTTGACATTCCACGTTGTGAGGAAGAAAAAATTAACATACCCAGAAAAAAAGTAATAAAATACAGTGTAACAGGGGTACTGATTTTGGTTTTGACAGCAATAATTGTTCAAACTAATATGAATATTATAAATGACACAAAAAAAATCCGTGTTGCATGCATTGGAGACAGCATAACAGACGAACATTTTAGCAATTACCCAAGTCAACTGCAAAACATGCTTGGCGACAACTATAAAGTTGCAAGTTTTGGAATAATGGGGGCAACAGTGTTGTTTGACACGTACACGCCATACGTTGAGCAAACTGAATTTTTGGAGGCAATAAAATTTTTGCCAAAGATTGTTATTGTCATGCTTGGAACCAACGATGCCCGTACAGATAATTTTGAATCAATAGACAATTTTGTTAGAGATTACACAAAGATAGTTGAACAAATCCAAGAACTTGGCACCAAACCAAAAATCTTTCTTGTGAAACCCCCTCCAATTTTTGAAAACAATCTTGATTTGGAACCTGAAAGTTTTTCAGAAGAAATAATCCCCCGGATTGAACAAGTAGCAATCGATCAGAAAATATCAATTATTGACGTTTACAGTGAAATGCAAAATCATCCAGAATATTTTATTGACGGAATCCACCCCAACAGTAAGGGCGCAACCGTGATAGCAAACCAAGTTTATGATGCGATTAATGGTTCCAGTTGAAGTTCAGTTATGTAAATGAAAAATTAGCCGATTAATGTTTTTAGTATAGGTATTTTTTTCATAATAAGAATTAATCCAAGGGTAATAAACAACGTAAATGTAGTGATAATTGGAACCCCAATAACAGGGTTTATTGTTGTTAAACTTAGTTGGAATCCTAGATATCCTCGTTGAAGGGTTTCCATAATTATTAGATGAAACAGATAGATGGACAAAGTGTTCTGGCTTATGGCATGAGTAACACGACGAATAACAGGATGCTTCCCACCTGGCCAATCAGGAGGGAATTTACATAATATCATGAACAAAGTAACAGAAGCCAAAATCACATTGACAGACAAATAATCAAAAAAGAAATACTTTTGACCAATAGAATAGAAATGAAAACGCATAAGCCAGGTACAAATAATGGTAAAAAATACACTTGCAAAAAACAGCCCATACAAAAATGATGATCGAACTTTCACCCGCTGCAAGTATATACCTAAGACAAAGTAACCAATTGTGCCACCCATAACAAATAGCCCTTCATTTAGAGCATATCCAGTAACCAACTGGACAACGGGAACCAATGCTACGCCAATAAACCATAAAGTTACGAGATATTTGATAATTTTTTGGGAATCACATTGGACTATTGCACGCAAAATCGGGGTAATCAAATAAAGACCTACTATGATGTAAATGAACCAGAAATGGTAATAAGAGCCTGAAAAGAAACTGAAAAGGGTGCCTTCAACAAAGTTGTAAAAAGTAACAGGGGTACTAGAAGTAAAGAAAGCCCATGCCAGATAAACAAAACTCCAGAAAACAAAGGCAGCACCGAGTCGGTTGAAGCGTTTTTTGAAAAAGACCCGAATAGGTTCGTTAAGTTTTGAAGGCTGAAGGAGCAAAGCTCCACTAAGCATAACAAATAAGGGAACACAAGGCAAAGTCAAAGACTTATAAACGGTAGAAGTCCACCAGTAAAAACCTGATTCAAGGGGACTGAGCAAGATGGTTGTGTAGTATTCGTTTGCAGCGTGAAGCAACAAAACCATTATGATACCGCAGCATCGAATAAGGTCTACGGGAATGGCAAAATCATTTGCTACTTCATTATTTTCAGGGTCAGAGATTACGATATTTAGACACAATCCGAAGGCAGATACCGCCCAAAACTCATCAATCATTTATTAATTTTTTGTTGAAAATAACGTAATTTTTTTTAAAAAATAAAATAAAAATTTTAAATAGAACCGTGATAATGAAAAACTTGATCAAATTTTCTCACTTAAATATCGAAAATAAAAATGATGTTAAGAAAAAATAAATGCAATAAGCTATTCAACTATTCTTTGTGGATAAATAAAAATGAAAATAGGAGTGCTAACAAGCAAACCAGAACCAATTGAAGGTTTTGACAAAACATTTTATTGTGTTAAATCCTGCACAGGAAGAATCAAAAAACCAGCAGACAACGTATTTAACATAATCAGCTGTTTTGGCGATAACGTAACTGCAAGAAAAAAGCCTGAGTGGGTAGCTGTTTCTAAACAGGGCAAAGCAGTTAGAAGAAACAAAAATCACAGGTTTCTTTGGGACGTTATTTGTCCAAGTGGTGAAGAATATAAAAAACAGATTCTTGATTTAGTAAAAAACACCTTGAAAGCTGACGTTACAGGAATTCATTTAGAATCCATTGGTTTTCCAAGGTCCGAATATTGCACCTGTGAGCGCTGTGTAAAAGAACTTAAAGAAAGCAACCTAGAATGGACAGAGTGGCGAGCAAAAACAGTAACTGATTTCGTAGCACAAGTTTCAAAATTGGTTAGAGAAAAAAACAAAAGCTTCTCAGTAACATTACTGCCCGACCCATGCTTTGGCAAACAAAGATACGGCGAAGACGCCCAAGCTTTAGCAAAATATGTTGACTTCTTTTTGGTTCCAATCTACGATTTGGCGTACTCAACAACATACTGGGTGGAAACATTAGCCCTTGATTTTAGTAAACAACTAGAAAAACCACTCTACATTGAACTGTACGCAAGCAACCCCGGTCCTAAACTAAAAAACTTGCTATCAGCAATTATTTCGGTATCCAATTACGCTAATGGAATAATACTTGCTACCCATGACCCCTACATAACCAAAGAAATACAAGGAAAACTTGTAACAGACAGCGAAGTCATCAAGTTTTTACAAAAACACAAATGTGAACCGATCATAAACATAATTGAAAACTGGAAAAACAACAAAATTCGTTAGTTTTTCCCTCTGAAATTATATAATAATTGAAACTTACATTTACTAACCACAAAAAATTATTTTAATTTTAAATTCATTCAATATTTTGCTTGTAAATTATGGTAACAAATCCACGTTACTCACCAAAGGATAAACTTGATTTCTGAATAATCTAATATTTTTAACAACTTCTGGATTGTGCCTTTGAATAAGATTAAAAACTTTCAATTGACTTGAACAGAATTTGTGCTATTTTAATTTTGAGTTCTTTTTCTTCTCGTCTAAGGATTGAGTCAAAGGTGTTATCTACGAAAATTTTGTTATCAAATGTTTTAACAACAACACCCGTGGCGGTTATGTTTTCGTTAGAAAAAGAAAGTTTGGTTTCAACACCCGTTTTCGAGGTTATTTCCTTTTCCAATTTATCGAAATTTAACTTCAATTTAGAATCAGTTTTGTTTAAGAAAACAGTTAACATTCCACCGCCCAAAGCAGAACCTGCCTCGACTGTTAATTTTTCGAGCAAAGGAACATATTTCGAAGTTTTCTCCAAATCCATGAGTCGTTGTTTCACAGAATCTATTACGTTTTCAATTAATCGATTTTTTTCCGATAATACTATCCAGTCTGCTTGTCTCTTGATGTCCGTTATTGTTTTTACTCGAATAAGTTCTGCCTCATTTTGGGCTCTTTTCAAGATGGAGTTTGCCTCTTTTTCTGCGTTAGCACAAGCAGTTTGCCGTTGGTTCTCTAGCAATAATTCGGCAGATTCTTTTGCTTTTTTTATAGTTAGTTCAGCTTCCGCTGTTGCTTCGTTTAGTATTCTATTAATAATTTCTTCTTGTGAAAATTCCATAATTTCACCAAGTTATAACAAAAATTCGTTCAAAACCTCATCTACAGCTTCATTAAAGTTTTGCTGACCACTGACTTTAATGCGCGTTTTCAGAACCTCAGCACGTTTCATAAAAACTTGCGATTCAGCTTCTGCTTCTTTTTCTGCTCTTTCTTTTGTTTCAATTGCGTGACGTCTTGCTTCATTAATGGTTTCTTGAAAAGTTTGCCTGTAAACTAGTTCTGCTTTTTCTTGAGCATCAGTTTCTATTTTTTTTGCTTCTTTTCGAGCAACAATAACAACACGTTCTGCTTCACGTTCTTTTTCTAACACTTCCTTAAAGGAATCGAGCAAAGGGCACACCAAAACAAGTAGAGTTAAATGAAAAGCTTTAATAGTTTTTCGATGATTTAGAAATGACTTAATATCAAATTAACATTACCTATTACAAACATCATCAACCGAGGGAAGATATGAAGATGATGACATGCTAGAAATACAAAAAATGAGAGTTCTTGTTCATGAAGAATATATTGACGCAACTCTTAGATTCCTTGGGCGCGCCAAAATAGTACAGTTTATCGATTTGAAAGAAAATCCTGAAGAATGGAAAGACAATTTAACTCCTTATACAGACTCAAATGAAAATAGTTCAAAGTGCTCTGAACTACTTTCGAAAATCGAAACAGCTTTTGAAACATTGCACATCAAACCGGACATTTTCCCAGTACCAGAAATACCCATTACAAAAGAAACAACACAAAAAGTTCTAGCCAAGGTTGAACAACAATTATCAGAATTACCAATCGAAGAAGTGAAAATCTATGGTTTAGCTTCAAGAATTGACCAAATCATTAAGGACCTTGGAATTAAACCTGAACAATTTGAGAATGGCCCGTCCCTTACGCCATGTGAAGAAATGGAATTAGAGCATATCGAGTTCGAACTAATCGAACTGGACAAAACCATTGAGAGTACTGGTTTGTTAGACCATCATGTTCTGGTTGAAAAAATTGCAGCTAAACACTTGGATGATTTTGATGAAATTGGTCAAAAGTTTGCAGAGCTCTCAAAATTCGTCATAGAAAGTGAACGATATTTTGGGGAAAGACTTGTAACTCTTAAAAAAACAGTTGAATCAATAGAATCTACAATTGAGGGAAAAATCAATTTTGACGACATCCGTAACCAACTTTTAATTATGTTGAACGTTGTAGAAGAAGAAAAACGAATAACTAAAGAAAAAGAAAAGTTTGTTCGAAGCTCTAAAATTGTTTTTTTCGAAGCTTGGGTACCAAATAGTTTTGAAACACATGCCGTGAACCGCATAAAAGAAGCATCTGAAGGAAACTGCATGATTTACGACGAATTCCCTAACGTAGATGAAAAGTATCCCATAATACCCAAAAAATGCCCAAGCTATATGCAGGCCTTTGGAAAACTAGAATGCGCATATGGTCTCCCAGGCAGTGGAGATATTGATCCCCTTAAAATTTTTGCTATAACTTTTCCGATACTTTTTGGAATAATGTTTGCTGATGTGGGACAAGGTGCAATTTTTGTGTTATTAGGAATAGCTTTGACTTTTCTGCGAAAGAAAGGAAAAGTGCAAAGCCAAAACGACATAATCAATTACTTGCTAATCAGCGGAGAAATGCTTGTTTACATTGGTGTATCTGCTATCTTTTTTGGATTTATTTTTGGCGAGTTCTTTGGTCCCTCAGGTTTAATTCATCCAATAACTTTAGCACGAATTGGCCCCTTTCAAATAGGGGGCTTTGAACCAACCCAAGAACCAATGAAAATGTTAAGGTTTGCAATTCTTGTAGGTACAATTCACATAAGCATAGGACTTGTTTTAAGATTAATAAACGAAATCAACCACAAACATTACAAATTTGCCCCAATACCCGTGTGTTGGATATGGCTTATTTTTGGCAGCTTATTCATGTGGGCATATTATGGTGGAATATCAAACATTTCGTTATGGTTCTCAGAAGGCATGGTTATGCTCGGGGGGCTAATGATACTCCCGTTGATGTTGATTTTTGTGTTCTCAGCTCTTGCTGAAGGATTAATGGTGGGGGTAGGGTTTACTGTAGAAGTATTTGCTGAAACTCTCAGCCATGCCATGTCATATAGCCGATTGATGGCCTTGGGTCTTATACACAGTGCAATGAACTACCTGTTTTTGGTACTAGGGGGTGTAGAACATGGAGTTTTTCCATTAACCAGCATCCCGTTAATAGCCATAGGAACAATTCTTGTTATGATAATCGAAGGGTTAGTTGTTTTTGTGCACACTCTTCGTCTTCATTGGGTGGAATGGTTTTCAACATTTCATTCGGGCGAGGGAATTCCTTTTAAGCCGTTCGAATCTACTACATGATATTGGAGGATTATTATGGATCCTAGTCTCATCAGTCTGATTGGTTTGGCAATATCTATTGGAGTTCCAATTTTGTCTGCTGCTTTTTCAATTATTATTTGTGGAACAGCACTCGCAGGTGTTGGAACAGAAAAACCTGAATTACTCAGCAAATTAATAATAACAGTTGTTTTGGGTGAAGCTTTAGCAATTTATGGATTGCTGATTGCGTTCATGCTTCTAGGAAAATTACCCGATATAACAACTATAGAGTCCGCAAACAAAGCCCTCATCGCAGGGATAGTAATCGCAGTTTCAACAGTTGGTGCGGGTGTTGGAATCAGTTATAGTGGTTCATCATTGATAGCAGCAACAGCAGAAAAACCCGAAACATTTTCGTCCAACGTGATAGGCGTAGTTCTATCTGAAGCTCTTGCAATTTATGGACTGCTTATTGCGTTCATGATTATTGGCCAAATATAGTAATGTTCGCATTGAGGGAAAACATATTTGTGAAAAGTGAAATGAAGCATTTCAACTATTATGAAAAAATAGTTAAAGCTGACTTGAATCAACAAGTAAGTGAAACTACGGAGTATCATAATTTTTCTGAGGTTTATCCCCACATAGCAGAATCTGTTAAGTTGAAAAGAAATCTAAAAAGACTAAAACAGCAGTTGAAATCCACGGAACATCAAGGTTCAAAATTCAGAATAAAACGAGAAATAAACTTAACAAAATCAGAGTTAAGAAAAAACAGCTTGAATAAACGATTACATGGTGAGAATAAGCAAGAAGCACTTTTTCTTAAGCAGTTAAAGCGAGGAGCAACTAAAACGCATTATTCATTTTTGATTAAGAAAAGACCAAAAAAATGTCAATCAACAGGAACTTTCAGACTAAAGCTCAGAAGATTTATGCATCGGAAGCTTCCCCCTACTTTATTAAACCTCAGAGAACATGATGTTTCAGAAAAAGGCATGATACTCAAAGAGTGGCTTCAAGAAAAACGGGAAGAACTTGATAAAGTTCTCCATTAATTTCGATTATCTTGGAAGAATTAATAATTTTTTCACTTTTTCCGAAAGGATACCTGCTTCTGAAGCACGGATGATGCTTCTTAGATTTTTTATTTCAAACCATTTCAGGTTCAAGTAAGCCAACAGTAAACCGATATTAAAATATGCGGTATGTCTTTTTAGCATTCGTAAATTAGTTTCTAGTAACCCTCGATCAAGGAAAGTCTCAAGGGTTGTCAGTGAGGTCAAGTCTAAGTCTTGCAGTTCAGCAAAAATGTATTGATGGTCTCGTGATAAGGCATATTTAGCTGACTTAATCAAAGATTCAATTGTGGATTGGTTACCTGAAGCAGTTATTGCTTCGTTTAGCTCTTTTTCACCTAACACTGATGACACAGGAATAAGGTACTGTTGTATCTGTTGATGACTGAGACCCATTTTCTTGCACCGAAAAACGGTTTTGATGTTGAGGGCATCCACTTCTAATCCGATAACTGTTTTAGCAATCTTTTTATCCAAACCCCAAAGTTTTCTTGCCTGATTCCAAAGATTACAATAAACATAACGGTCAAGGGCAACTTCCAAAACATAAAACAATTTAGTTTTCAGGTAAACTTCAAACTCTTTTTCCAGTAACAGTCCATACTCAAAATCTGAAAGAAACTCAATAACATCTTCAATGTTTTCAGAGTTTTCTAAAATTTTTCTACAAGTTAACTCATCCAAGTTTCCAACAGGAACAACGTAATTCATTGATTCTTCTACAGAAAGTTTAGCTTCTTTAGCTCGGAGTAAAGTTTTCACACAGTTTGCCTCAAACTTTAGTAACAACCCAGAAATCAGGGAACGAATTCCTTTAGGCGACAAAGTCATGAGGTTTTCACAGGTTTTAATAAAATTTTTTTGAAGAGCAGCCTCCAAAGAAATGGAAGTTAGCTCTTTTGTGTTAACCTCAACAACTTCTGGTTTATATGGGCTATTCTGTAGTACGAAAGAGATTTGAAAAAGACTTGAACCAACTAATCCTGTTATTCGTTTTGTGTCCATGAGGTTAAGCTTGTAAACTATAAGCTTAGGCATTAACTGTTTATATTTCCACGCAGACACCAACAAACCTCCCTATTTTCTTTCAAGCACGTTTCATAGACCGCTCTTTTCGTTTTCTTTGGAGAACTCTAACTCTGATGGCATCTTGGCGTTCAGTTTCTTCCAGAATCAACTCAATATAACGAATCGTTGCATCCAGTTCAGGTATAATCTTAAACTGAAGCCGATTCATTTGCCGCTTCTTTCTGGCAATTACATCAAGAAGGGTTTTAATACATTCCATTATCTCTGCAAGTTTAACTACGTCATGGAGTGCATCATTAATTTTTGAAGAAGAATTGTCTAAACTAGCTGGAGTGTCCAAAGGATTGAAACGAGGACCGATGATTTGGTTTTGTTCTAGTTGAAAAACTGGAAACTGCAGCCCTAGAACTCCTGTTGTTGTTTCTTCAAAAATGTAATAATCAACAGGTTGAGTAACAAGTGAGGCTTCGTCAACTTTTTTCGAACCCGAAACCATCTGAGATTCAACAAAAAAATTGTAAGCTTCATTTAATGTAATATACATTTTTTCCCGCAAAGGTGAATATTTCTTCAAAAGTTCAAGAAGTGTAAGGGTCAACGCATCAATTTCTTTTTTTAATATATCAACAATTCCGTCAGCCATCGACTTTCGATGTTTCAGTCGTAAGAGTTCTAAACGAGTCGGATGAACATTAGTAAGTTCAGCAGACATGACTAATTGGGCACATCCCCTGTTTTATGCTTAGGATTATACTTTTTGATTATAGCAGGGTCTATCCTTGAAAATTCAGATTCAGGAAGTTCAGACAAAAATTCCCAACCAAACTCAAGGGTTGTCTCTATGTCACGGTTTTCTTCAGGTCCCTGAGCAATGAATTCACGTTCAAATCGGTCTGCAAAGCGCATGTATAATTTTTCAACGTGAGTTAACGCAGCTTCTCCCGAAACCAATGCTGTTTCTCTGATTACTTTTCCTTCTGCATACGAATAATACAACTGGTCAGACAACTGTTTATGGTCTTCACGTGTTTTGCCTTTTCCAATTGCATTATCCATAAGACGAGAAAGGGAAGGCAAAGGATTAATTGGGGGATATAAACCCATTTTGTGCAAGGATCGATCTAAGATTATCTGACCTTCTGTAATGTAACCTGTCAAGTCAGGAATAGGATGGGTTATGTCGTCGTCAGGCATTGTTAAAATTGGAATCAAAGTTATGGAACCGTTTTTTTCTTTAATCCTTCCCGCTCGTTCATAAAGGCTGGACAAATCTGTATACATATATCCTGGATAGCCTCGGCGACCTGGAATTTCCATGCGCGAAGCAGAAATTTCACGTAAAGCTTCACAATAATTGGTCATATCAACAAGAATCGTAAGGATGTTCATGTCTTTTTCAAAGGCCAAATACTCAGCAGCCGTAAGTGCCAAACGCGGACTCAAAATCCGTTCTATGATTGGGTCTTCGGCCAGATTAACAAACATAACTACTCTTCCTAGAACACCCATTTTCATGAAGTCTTCTTTGAAGAATTTTGCTTCTTCTGAAGTTATACCCATGGCTGCAAAAACTATGTTGAAGTCCTCTTCCTTTCCTTTTACTTTTGCTTGTTTAACTATCTGAGATGCAAGGATTTTGTGGGGCAATCCAGAACCAGAAAACACTGGAAGTTTTTGACCTAAAACCAGTGGGTTCATCCCATCAATTGCTGAAATTCCAGTCTGAATAAAATCAGTTGGATATAGTCTTGAGTACGGGTTAATTGGATAGCCATGAACATCTAAGTAAAGTTCTGGAACAACATCGGGTCCACCATCAATAGGCTTACCCCCGCCAGTAAAAATCCGTCCTAACATATCCATCGAAACAGCCAATTTAATAGGTTCCCCAGTAAACCTTGCCGTGGTATTCTTCATATCAAGGTCAGAGGTGCCTTCAAAAACTTGAACAACTGTGATGTTTTCACTAACATCAATAACTTGTCCGGTTCTATTTTCACCGTTTAGCGCAGTTACTTCTACAAGTTCGCCATAACCAACCCCAGTTACTGATTCAATAAAAACCAGAGGGCCAGAAATTTCATTTATGGTCCTAAAAGTGCGACCAGACTTTGCGAAGTTCTTCATTGGGACGAGCATCCTGCAGTTTCTTTTAGTAAC
This window harbors:
- a CDS encoding argininosuccinate synthase; translation: MKDTVILAYSGGLDTSVLIKWLQENCNVDVITFTMELGQKSNLEKVEEKANALGVKKHYSIDGTKEFITKYVFPAIKANALYESKYPMGTALGRPLIAKKLVEIAQKEGAIAVAHGCTGKGNDQVRFDITVKALAPDLKVMAPVREWGMCREEEIKYAKEKGIAIPHLSDPYSIDENIWGRSIECGPLENADQEPLEEIYTVTTSPEEAPDTPEYVSICFEGGVPVALNGKKMDPVKLIEELNEIAGKHGVGRVDHIEDRLVGIKSREIYENPAAEVLIEAHKDLEKLVLTRHELEFKKIIDEKWAWMVYTGLWIDPLREALDGFINKTQERVCGEVKMKLYKGRCWSAGRSSPMSLYDKNLATYEVETSFNQASAEGFIELWGLPTRVATQLKEKAKKQNKC
- a CDS encoding winged helix-turn-helix transcriptional regulator; its protein translation is MTSFEEETYSSIFTSLNHSVRRKILKMLAEEPRSFSDMFESLGISSSHFNYHLDNLGELVSKTEDGKYKLSFLGEAAMAMMSKVEETPHVTHHSSGFLSKNWKYISLLLIIGFAFLASANYLQYSALAKISEDNQMLLNSNELLWDCYTSMLVSSDDAPPISKTEAIKIGLRGEWNTQNLQGMVVNAKLVIFKFEVKLMQISVLEEPIKRLIPVARMYEVTEKVTSYAPVTDANGTYRYIWEITVRPAQEYLDRNFSSAPSAIYHVDANDGQSYQGLYELLYIDGDD
- a CDS encoding acyltransferase family protein, giving the protein MIDEFWAVSAFGLCLNIVISDPENNEVANDFAIPVDLIRCCGIIMVLLLHAANEYYTTILLSPLESGFYWWTSTVYKSLTLPCVPLFVMLSGALLLQPSKLNEPIRVFFKKRFNRLGAAFVFWSFVYLAWAFFTSSTPVTFYNFVEGTLFSFFSGSYYHFWFIYIIVGLYLITPILRAIVQCDSQKIIKYLVTLWFIGVALVPVVQLVTGYALNEGLFVMGGTIGYFVLGIYLQRVKVRSSFLYGLFFASVFFTIICTWLMRFHFYSIGQKYFFFDYLSVNVILASVTLFMILCKFPPDWPGGKHPVIRRVTHAISQNTLSIYLFHLIIMETLQRGYLGFQLSLTTINPVIGVPIITTFTLFITLGLILIMKKIPILKTLIG
- a CDS encoding V-type ATPase subunit; this translates as MSAWKYKQLMPKLIVYKLNLMDTKRITGLVGSSLFQISFVLQNSPYKPEVVEVNTKELTSISLEAALQKNFIKTCENLMTLSPKGIRSLISGLLLKFEANCVKTLLRAKEAKLSVEESMNYVVPVGNLDELTCRKILENSENIEDVIEFLSDFEYGLLLEKEFEVYLKTKLFYVLEVALDRYVYCNLWNQARKLWGLDKKIAKTVIGLEVDALNIKTVFRCKKMGLSHQQIQQYLIPVSSVLGEKELNEAITASGNQSTIESLIKSAKYALSRDHQYIFAELQDLDLTSLTTLETFLDRGLLETNLRMLKRHTAYFNIGLLLAYLNLKWFEIKNLRSIIRASEAGILSEKVKKLLILPR
- a CDS encoding V-type ATP synthase subunit D, translating into MSAELTNVHPTRLELLRLKHRKSMADGIVDILKKEIDALTLTLLELLKKYSPLREKMYITLNEAYNFFVESQMVSGSKKVDEASLVTQPVDYYIFEETTTGVLGLQFPVFQLEQNQIIGPRFNPLDTPASLDNSSSKINDALHDVVKLAEIMECIKTLLDVIARKKRQMNRLQFKIIPELDATIRYIELILEETERQDAIRVRVLQRKRKERSMKRA
- a CDS encoding V-type ATP synthase subunit B, translated to MKNFAKSGRTFRTINEISGPLVFIESVTGVGYGELVEVTALNGENRTGQVIDVSENITVVQVFEGTSDLDMKNTTARFTGEPIKLAVSMDMLGRIFTGGGKPIDGGPDVVPELYLDVHGYPINPYSRLYPTDFIQTGISAIDGMNPLVLGQKLPVFSGSGLPHKILASQIVKQAKVKGKEEDFNIVFAAMGITSEEAKFFKEDFMKMGVLGRVVMFVNLAEDPIIERILSPRLALTAAEYLAFEKDMNILTILVDMTNYCEALREISASRMEIPGRRGYPGYMYTDLSSLYERAGRIKEKNGSITLIPILTMPDDDITHPIPDLTGYITEGQIILDRSLHKMGLYPPINPLPSLSRLMDNAIGKGKTREDHKQLSDQLYYSYAEGKVIRETALVSGEAALTHVEKLYMRFADRFEREFIAQGPEENRDIETTLEFGWEFLSELPESEFSRIDPAIIKKYNPKHKTGDVPN